Proteins from one Arthrobacter sp. DNA4 genomic window:
- a CDS encoding DUF3515 domain-containing protein translates to MHHPQLPLSARAARIAAVGAIAALSLAACSPAVDVTAAKDAANPACAPMMVALPDAIGDSKLRKTNSQATAAWGDPSLVILRCGVNVPGPTTDRCVTVNGIDWVIKEGDPVWTLTTYGREPATEVLMDPDKISSATVLADLAAAVSKVPSSRNCVGQEDLQNLPKSQ, encoded by the coding sequence ATGCACCATCCCCAGCTGCCCCTGTCCGCCCGCGCCGCCAGGATCGCGGCAGTTGGGGCAATTGCCGCCCTTTCACTGGCTGCCTGCTCCCCCGCCGTTGATGTCACCGCCGCCAAGGACGCCGCCAACCCGGCGTGCGCGCCCATGATGGTGGCCCTGCCTGATGCCATAGGCGATTCCAAACTGCGGAAGACAAACAGCCAGGCCACCGCTGCCTGGGGCGATCCGTCCCTTGTCATTCTCCGTTGCGGCGTCAACGTTCCGGGGCCGACGACCGACCGCTGCGTCACCGTCAACGGAATCGACTGGGTGATCAAGGAAGGCGACCCCGTGTGGACGCTGACCACCTACGGCAGGGAACCCGCAACGGAGGTCCTGATGGACCCGGACAAGATCAGCTCCGCGACAGTGCTGGCGGACCTGGCAGCAGCGGTAAGCAAGGTTCCGTCGTCACGGAACTGCGTAGGCCAGGAGGATCTGCAGAACCTGCCCAAGAGCCAGTAA
- a CDS encoding 1-acyl-sn-glycerol-3-phosphate acyltransferase has product MKESARSRATFVFIASVVRPLMNVMMSKTWEGTEKLPAGGFIAAPNHCTEIDPLVVGHMLYNQKRAPHFLAKAGLFKVPGLGPLLRATKQVPVERSTAGANRSLQVAQEIVAEGGAIIIYPEGTLTRDPGLWPMKGHTGAARLALEGGIPVVPIAHWGAHEVFPRYGKRFHLFPRKRSRVVVGDPVDLSAFKGRPLDKATLSEATELIMDAITELLAGLRGEQPPAERWDPAKQQQAKHGRFVERGQQPGAETEAQ; this is encoded by the coding sequence GTGAAGGAATCTGCCAGGAGCAGGGCCACATTTGTGTTCATCGCCAGCGTCGTCCGGCCCCTGATGAACGTCATGATGTCCAAAACGTGGGAAGGCACTGAGAAGCTTCCCGCGGGCGGCTTCATTGCCGCGCCCAACCACTGCACCGAAATCGATCCCCTGGTGGTAGGGCACATGCTCTACAACCAGAAGCGGGCCCCGCACTTCCTGGCCAAGGCCGGACTCTTCAAGGTGCCGGGCCTGGGCCCGCTCCTGCGCGCGACCAAGCAGGTGCCCGTGGAGCGTTCGACGGCGGGAGCGAACCGGTCGCTGCAGGTGGCCCAGGAGATTGTGGCTGAGGGCGGCGCAATCATCATCTACCCGGAGGGCACGCTGACCCGCGACCCCGGGCTTTGGCCGATGAAGGGGCACACCGGCGCGGCACGGCTTGCCCTTGAGGGGGGCATCCCTGTGGTGCCCATCGCCCATTGGGGTGCGCACGAGGTCTTCCCCCGGTACGGCAAGCGGTTCCACCTGTTCCCGCGGAAGCGTTCCCGGGTGGTCGTGGGCGATCCCGTGGACCTGAGCGCCTTCAAGGGCCGTCCCCTGGACAAGGCCACACTGAGCGAGGCCACCGAACTCATCATGGATGCCATCACGGAGCTCCTGGCGGGACTGCGCGGTGAGCAGCCTCCCGCGGAACGCTGGGATCCGGCCAAGCAGCAGCAGGCCAAGCACGGGCGGTTCGTGGAACGCGGGCAGCAGCCAGGCGCAGAAACGGAAGCGCAGTGA
- the thiL gene encoding thiamine-phosphate kinase: protein MPEDLRNRVDRQPTVAGFSEADLLARIFPRLHMEGGHNSSTLLGPGDDAAIVAAPDGKTVISIDTQVQDQDFRLLWPNGYRTTGFDVGWKAAAQNLSDINAMGAHATSLVVSLTLPVDTPVRWVEDLADGLTAGIRELGAVHCSVAGGDLGRGREISVTAAVLGTLDGGRPVLRSGARPGDILALAGTVGHAAAGLALLESGVPLDSLTPAEQAFVDLQCRPRPPLEAGPAARAAGATAMLDISDGLLRDGKRLATASHVAVVLDPARLTQLADLLGPAAARLRADAAPWVLGGGEDHGLLATFPAGVQLPPGFTAIGSIHALGTDEGPGVLIAGRAADTGGWDHFAH from the coding sequence GTGCCTGAAGACCTCCGTAACCGCGTTGACCGCCAGCCCACCGTGGCCGGCTTTTCCGAAGCCGACCTGCTGGCCCGGATCTTTCCGCGCCTGCATATGGAGGGCGGCCACAACTCGAGCACGCTCCTCGGCCCGGGGGATGATGCCGCCATCGTCGCTGCTCCGGATGGGAAGACCGTCATCAGCATCGACACCCAGGTCCAGGACCAGGATTTCCGGCTCCTGTGGCCCAACGGCTACCGCACCACCGGGTTCGACGTCGGCTGGAAGGCCGCGGCACAGAACCTTAGCGACATCAACGCCATGGGTGCGCATGCCACATCCCTGGTGGTCAGCCTCACGCTTCCCGTTGACACGCCGGTCCGCTGGGTGGAGGACCTGGCAGACGGGCTGACGGCCGGAATCCGGGAACTCGGGGCAGTCCACTGTTCCGTGGCGGGTGGCGACCTTGGCCGGGGCCGGGAAATTTCGGTGACTGCTGCGGTCCTGGGAACCCTCGACGGCGGGCGGCCCGTCCTCCGGTCCGGCGCACGGCCCGGGGACATCCTCGCGCTGGCCGGAACCGTCGGCCACGCGGCAGCGGGCCTGGCCCTGCTCGAATCGGGCGTGCCGCTGGACTCCCTCACCCCTGCAGAGCAGGCCTTTGTGGACCTGCAGTGCCGTCCGCGGCCGCCGTTGGAAGCCGGCCCGGCAGCCCGCGCGGCAGGTGCCACGGCGATGCTGGATATCTCGGACGGACTCCTGCGCGACGGGAAGCGGCTGGCCACCGCCAGCCATGTCGCGGTGGTCCTCGACCCAGCGCGTCTTACCCAGTTGGCGGACCTGCTGGGCCCTGCTGCGGCGCGGCTGCGAGCAGATGCGGCACCGTGGGTCCTGGGCGGCGGGGAGGACCACGGGCTGCTGGCCACATTCCCGGCCGGCGTTCAGCTGCCACCCGGATTCACTGCGATAGGCTCGATACATGCACTCGGCACCGACGAAGGCCCGGGTGTCCTGATAGCTGGCCGGGCCGCGGACACCGGGGGATGGGATCACTTTGCACACTAA
- a CDS encoding D-alanine--D-alanine ligase family protein, translating to MSQDKPTTGQTVPTRKPRVAVLFGGRSSEHAVSCVTAAGVLGAINKDKYEVIPIGIAKTGQWVLAPAETAQWSLAASSLPEVVPSSETVTLAEIGGEHQLIVASPNQVPQELGAVDVVFPLLHGPFGEDGTIQGLLELSDTRYVGAGVLASAVGMDKHYMKVVFEAAGLHVGPYVVVTDRQWRKDPEAVRKQVDRLGFPVFVKPARAGSSMGISKVDSLEGLDAAIEEARRHDLKLVIEAGIVGREIECAVLEGRGTDAPRTSMPGEISVAGGTHEFYDFNAKYVEDDAAALSCPADMPAEAISRVRELAAAAFDAVGAEGLSRVDFFYTPEGELIINEINTMPGFTPKSMYPQMWAATGLGYADLIDELIYLALNRNTGLR from the coding sequence ATGTCCCAAGACAAACCCACCACAGGCCAAACGGTCCCCACCAGGAAGCCGCGCGTTGCCGTGCTTTTTGGCGGCCGTTCCAGCGAGCACGCCGTGAGCTGCGTCACGGCGGCAGGTGTGCTGGGTGCCATCAACAAGGACAAGTACGAGGTCATCCCCATCGGGATCGCCAAGACCGGCCAGTGGGTTCTCGCCCCCGCCGAAACGGCCCAATGGTCCCTGGCGGCATCATCGCTCCCGGAAGTTGTGCCGTCGTCGGAGACCGTAACCCTGGCCGAGATCGGCGGGGAACACCAGCTGATCGTGGCCTCGCCCAACCAGGTTCCCCAGGAACTGGGCGCCGTTGACGTGGTTTTCCCGCTGCTGCACGGCCCGTTCGGCGAGGACGGCACCATCCAGGGCCTCTTGGAGCTCTCGGATACGCGCTACGTCGGCGCCGGGGTCCTGGCATCGGCCGTCGGCATGGACAAGCACTACATGAAGGTGGTCTTCGAAGCTGCCGGGCTGCACGTGGGCCCGTATGTGGTTGTGACCGACCGGCAATGGCGCAAGGACCCGGAAGCTGTGCGTAAACAGGTGGACCGCCTAGGGTTCCCCGTCTTCGTCAAGCCGGCCCGTGCCGGGTCCTCGATGGGCATTTCGAAAGTCGACTCCCTCGAGGGGCTGGACGCCGCCATCGAGGAAGCCCGCCGCCACGACCTCAAGCTCGTGATCGAAGCCGGCATAGTTGGACGCGAAATCGAGTGCGCGGTCCTGGAGGGCCGGGGCACGGATGCGCCACGGACATCGATGCCCGGCGAAATCTCCGTCGCCGGGGGTACCCACGAGTTCTACGACTTCAACGCCAAGTACGTGGAGGATGACGCCGCAGCACTGAGCTGCCCGGCCGACATGCCTGCGGAAGCCATTTCCCGGGTCCGTGAGCTGGCGGCAGCCGCCTTTGACGCAGTCGGGGCCGAGGGACTCAGCCGGGTGGACTTCTTCTACACGCCCGAGGGCGAATTGATCATCAATGAGATCAACACCATGCCCGGCTTCACCCCGAAGAGCATGTATCCCCAGATGTGGGCGGCAACAGGTTTGGGCTACGCCGACCTCATCGACGAACTGATCTACCTGGCGCTGAACCGCAACACCGGACTCCGCTGA
- a CDS encoding NAD(P)H-dependent glycerol-3-phosphate dehydrogenase, whose product MTADAKPGAARTVAVLGAGSWGTTFAKILADAALATGTPRAIKLWGRRAEVVEEINTSHRNSDYLKDIVLPESITASTDVREVLTGAELVVVAVPAQSLRPQLREWKDMIAPGAVVVSLMKGLELGTDARMSEVIGQELGLPQERIAVVSGPNLAMEIAREEPTASVVACTDSATAGWLARSCTAPYFRPYTTADVVGVEIGGIVKNVIALAVGICEGRQMGDNTKASVITRGLAETSRLALALGGEAKTMAGLAGLGDLVATCSSALSRNHTAGRLLGQGLTLEEVGRKMTQTAEGIKSGQAVHELAGKLGVEMPITAAVVAVLAGKLSVDQLGPVLLSRELKPEGDY is encoded by the coding sequence GTGACCGCTGACGCAAAGCCGGGAGCGGCCCGCACAGTGGCCGTCCTCGGTGCAGGATCATGGGGAACAACGTTCGCGAAGATCCTGGCCGACGCCGCCCTTGCCACCGGTACGCCGCGCGCCATCAAGCTGTGGGGCAGGCGCGCCGAAGTGGTGGAAGAGATCAACACCAGCCACCGCAACAGCGACTACCTCAAGGACATCGTCCTGCCGGAGAGCATCACGGCGTCAACCGACGTCCGGGAGGTCCTGACAGGGGCGGAGCTGGTGGTGGTGGCCGTTCCGGCCCAGTCGCTGCGTCCCCAGCTGCGGGAGTGGAAGGACATGATCGCCCCCGGGGCCGTCGTCGTCTCCCTCATGAAAGGCCTGGAGCTGGGAACTGATGCCCGGATGAGTGAGGTCATCGGCCAGGAACTGGGTCTGCCGCAGGAGCGCATCGCGGTCGTCTCGGGCCCCAACCTCGCCATGGAAATTGCCCGTGAGGAACCCACCGCGTCCGTTGTGGCGTGCACGGATTCCGCGACGGCTGGCTGGCTTGCCAGGAGCTGCACCGCCCCTTACTTCCGCCCGTACACCACGGCGGACGTCGTCGGCGTCGAAATTGGCGGCATCGTCAAGAATGTCATCGCACTGGCCGTTGGCATTTGCGAGGGCAGGCAGATGGGGGACAACACCAAGGCCTCGGTGATTACCCGGGGACTTGCGGAAACATCCCGCCTTGCGCTGGCGCTGGGCGGCGAAGCGAAAACCATGGCCGGGCTCGCAGGGCTTGGCGACCTCGTGGCGACGTGTTCCTCCGCGCTGTCCCGGAACCACACTGCCGGCCGGCTGCTGGGACAGGGCCTGACGCTGGAGGAGGTGGGCCGGAAGATGACCCAGACCGCCGAAGGCATCAAGTCCGGCCAGGCCGTCCATGAACTTGCCGGCAAGCTCGGCGTCGAAATGCCCATTACTGCCGCCGTCGTGGCGGTGCTGGCAGGCAAGCTGTCCGTTGACCAACTGGGGCCGGTTCTGCTGTCCCGGGAATTGAAACCTGAAGGCGATTACTGA
- a CDS encoding ATP-dependent DNA helicase RecG, which yields MNAELELALERRIGKRSAAVIEKHLGITTVEGLLNYFPRRYMSRGELTPITELPLDEEVTLIARVLSSSTRHMQARRGTITDVIVSDDDGQQGLRLVGGRDYTGKVPGTLKISFFNGFKAKNELLQGRRALFSGRVTSFKGKLGLTNPDFQLLDEDPFSDGGQDPEKLAAMPIPVYPATAKLPSWKIQKVIATLLETSDLGAVPDPVPPVVAAREDFLPVADAYRLIHVPETAADWKRARDRFRYQEALVLQSALARRRAQLAAEEATARRPVGEGILAAFDQALPFTLTAGQAAVGRTLAGELAQDTPMNRLLQGEVGSGKTVVALRAMLQVVDAGGQAALLAPTEVLAAQHYDSIRRTLGSLSSDGLLGGLAGSNGPSVQVTLLTGSMPTAARKQAMLDAASGTAGIIIGTHALLSDNVSFYDLGLIVVDEQHRFGVEQRDALRAKARKPPHLLVMTATPIPRTVAMTVFGDLETSTLDELPKGRAPITTHLVGLAENPAWAARIWARAREEIDAYHQVYVVCPKIGTDDDGDFSPGEAAPPGVEAEEARELASVTAVMDHLLAESSLAGVPLAPLHGRQDPELKTDTMAGFTANRIKLLVSTTVIEVGVDVHNATLMVILDADRFGISQLHQLRGRVGRGGLPGTCLLVTALEPGHPSRRRLEAVAATTDGFVLSQEDLKLRREGDILGASQSGGRSTLKLLRVLEHEDVIARARDDAQAIVGGDPLLTGHPGLADAIEQYLNPEKEAFLERG from the coding sequence ATGAACGCTGAGCTGGAACTGGCCCTGGAGCGGCGGATCGGGAAGCGTTCGGCGGCAGTCATTGAGAAACATCTCGGCATAACCACCGTGGAGGGCCTCCTTAACTACTTCCCGCGCCGTTACATGAGCCGCGGTGAGCTCACGCCCATCACGGAGCTTCCTTTGGATGAGGAGGTCACCCTCATTGCCAGGGTTCTGTCCAGCAGCACCCGGCATATGCAGGCACGGCGCGGGACCATCACCGACGTCATCGTTTCCGACGACGACGGGCAGCAGGGGCTTCGCCTGGTGGGTGGCCGGGATTACACCGGAAAAGTTCCGGGGACCCTCAAAATCAGCTTCTTCAACGGGTTCAAGGCGAAAAACGAACTCCTGCAGGGACGCCGTGCCCTGTTTTCGGGCAGGGTTACCAGTTTTAAAGGGAAGCTTGGGCTCACCAACCCGGACTTCCAGCTCCTGGACGAAGATCCCTTCAGCGACGGGGGCCAGGATCCCGAAAAGCTTGCGGCCATGCCCATTCCGGTCTATCCGGCCACGGCCAAACTGCCCAGCTGGAAGATCCAGAAGGTGATCGCGACGCTGCTTGAGACCTCGGACCTTGGCGCGGTGCCGGACCCGGTGCCCCCGGTGGTCGCGGCCCGGGAAGACTTCCTGCCCGTGGCCGACGCCTACCGCCTCATCCACGTGCCTGAAACCGCCGCCGACTGGAAGCGTGCACGCGACCGGTTCCGTTACCAGGAAGCCCTGGTGCTGCAGTCAGCGCTTGCCAGGCGCCGGGCCCAGCTCGCCGCTGAGGAAGCCACCGCCCGGCGCCCTGTCGGAGAAGGCATTTTGGCCGCCTTCGACCAGGCGCTGCCCTTCACCCTCACGGCCGGCCAGGCCGCCGTCGGCAGGACCCTCGCAGGGGAGCTGGCGCAGGACACGCCCATGAACCGCCTGCTCCAGGGCGAAGTGGGCTCCGGAAAGACCGTCGTGGCCTTGCGGGCCATGCTCCAGGTAGTGGACGCCGGCGGCCAGGCCGCGCTCCTGGCCCCCACCGAAGTGCTCGCAGCCCAGCACTACGACTCCATCCGCCGCACCCTGGGTTCGCTCTCCAGCGACGGACTCCTTGGCGGCCTGGCCGGAAGCAACGGGCCATCCGTGCAGGTCACGCTGTTAACCGGATCCATGCCCACGGCGGCACGGAAGCAAGCCATGCTGGATGCGGCCTCGGGGACGGCAGGGATCATCATCGGCACCCACGCCCTCCTCAGCGACAACGTCTCGTTCTACGACCTCGGCCTGATCGTGGTGGACGAGCAGCACCGCTTCGGCGTGGAACAGCGCGATGCCCTGCGGGCCAAGGCCCGGAAGCCGCCGCATCTGCTGGTCATGACCGCCACGCCCATTCCGCGCACCGTGGCAATGACCGTGTTTGGTGACCTCGAAACCTCCACCCTCGATGAACTGCCCAAAGGCAGGGCCCCCATCACCACCCATCTCGTGGGCCTCGCGGAGAACCCTGCCTGGGCGGCACGGATCTGGGCACGCGCCCGGGAGGAAATCGACGCTTACCACCAGGTGTACGTGGTCTGTCCCAAGATCGGAACCGACGACGACGGCGACTTCAGCCCCGGGGAGGCCGCACCACCGGGCGTGGAGGCGGAGGAGGCCAGGGAACTCGCGTCCGTCACCGCCGTCATGGACCACCTGCTGGCTGAGTCCTCATTGGCGGGAGTTCCGCTGGCTCCCCTTCACGGGCGCCAGGACCCCGAGTTGAAAACGGACACCATGGCCGGGTTCACCGCCAACCGCATCAAACTGCTCGTCTCCACCACCGTGATCGAAGTGGGGGTGGACGTGCACAACGCCACCCTGATGGTGATCCTGGACGCCGACAGGTTCGGGATCTCCCAGCTGCACCAGCTTCGCGGGCGTGTGGGCCGTGGTGGGCTGCCGGGGACCTGCCTGTTGGTCACCGCCCTTGAACCCGGCCATCCCAGCCGGCGGCGGCTGGAGGCCGTGGCTGCAACCACGGACGGTTTTGTTCTGTCGCAGGAAGACCTTAAGCTGCGGCGCGA
- a CDS encoding DAK2 domain-containing protein: protein MKRWLGKAETALGNHSDRLNAINIFPVADGDTGTNLYLTVRAAARSLVLDADQPAPVDVGEVLSKAGQAAMEEARGNSGTLFSVFLCAAAEPLAGHTRLTSTLLSAALNRAQIRAWSALSDPVPGTMLSVMEAAARAAGAVDDGQDGDDSNHALGLALDAAVEGALAAVIHTEEQLDALQSARVVDAGGVGMLLILDCLRSAVMGQELQGELLDGLHGYDVSDPHIHTSLPDDDGVEVMCTISLSPLNAATLRQRLDEIGESVIMSQVGNGPDAEGNYRWRVHVHVPEAAPAAAIIRSLGEPSQITISELALPRDPDADAVNTGGHER, encoded by the coding sequence ATGAAGAGGTGGCTGGGCAAGGCTGAAACTGCCCTGGGAAACCACAGCGACCGGCTCAACGCCATCAACATTTTCCCGGTCGCTGACGGTGATACCGGCACCAACCTCTACCTCACGGTCCGCGCTGCCGCCCGGTCGCTGGTGCTGGACGCGGACCAGCCGGCCCCCGTGGACGTCGGGGAAGTCCTCTCCAAGGCCGGGCAGGCAGCCATGGAAGAGGCCAGGGGAAATTCCGGAACCCTGTTTTCGGTTTTCCTGTGTGCTGCTGCCGAACCACTGGCCGGGCACACCCGGCTGACGTCCACCCTCCTGTCGGCAGCCCTGAACCGTGCCCAGATCCGCGCCTGGTCTGCGCTGAGTGATCCCGTTCCGGGAACCATGCTTTCGGTGATGGAGGCGGCAGCCCGTGCGGCTGGGGCTGTGGACGACGGCCAGGACGGCGATGACAGCAACCACGCCCTGGGCCTCGCGCTGGACGCAGCGGTGGAGGGGGCCCTGGCCGCCGTGATCCACACCGAGGAGCAGCTTGATGCGCTCCAGTCTGCCCGGGTGGTGGATGCCGGCGGTGTGGGGATGCTGCTGATCCTCGACTGCCTCCGCTCAGCCGTCATGGGGCAGGAACTGCAGGGCGAGCTCCTCGACGGCCTGCACGGCTACGATGTCTCCGATCCTCACATCCACACCTCCCTGCCGGACGACGACGGCGTGGAAGTCATGTGCACCATCAGCCTTTCGCCCTTGAACGCCGCAACCCTCCGGCAGCGGCTGGACGAGATTGGCGAGTCCGTGATCATGAGCCAGGTTGGCAACGGGCCGGACGCCGAAGGAAACTACCGGTGGCGGGTCCACGTGCACGTGCCGGAGGCTGCCCCGGCTGCTGCAATTATCCGCTCGCTGGGCGAACCTTCCCAGATCACCATCAGCGAACTGGCCCTGCCCAGGGATCCTGATGCGGATGCGGTGAACACTGGCGGGCATGAACGCTGA